In Bactrocera oleae isolate idBacOlea1 chromosome 3, idBacOlea1, whole genome shotgun sequence, a genomic segment contains:
- the numb gene encoding protein numb isoform X2 — protein MDRLRRSFRDSFRRRKDRVPESSKPHQWQADEEAVRSATCSFAVKYLGCVEVFESRGMQVCEEALKVLRNSRRRPIRGVLHVSGDGLRVVDDETKGLIVDQTIEKVSFCAPDRNHERGFSYICRDGTTRRWMCHGFLACKELGERLSHAVGCAFAVCLERKQRRDKECGVTMTFDVKNSTFTRTGSFRQQTLTERLAQGETPSAAVPPQPKPYNPFAIERPHATPSMLERQGSFRAFSTIGSQSPFKRQMSLRINDLPSNTERQKAFMAAATGGGSLAAALATPNRSVSPIPEISPAKMGISDMDNGCATIDTVSQLCQELSQGLSLLSQTDAMIAAGDDLNFNNNLSINQNIIAAEKTQQQQQQKGISTPTSLPLASSSSHSITAAVASSRVYEYAEGAVSNNSIVGGAVTTTTPTAQIAPRISSVSPVATNSPVRTPTTPTLTITPPPPLPAGRPVEMVAPLPNADQWLGEVVKKTSPAVIKRATRMLNSTGRTQSMSAASPLGVDPFDAEWVAGVTKPLSPDLPVAATTPVASAVTPVASSTAAPIHHSTNPFISPPKVPAQTFQVQL, from the exons ATGGATCGTTTGCGTCGATCCTTTCGCGATTCGTTTCGTCGTCGGAAGGACCGTGTGCCCGAATCATCGAAACCGCATCAATGGCAGGCTGACGAGGAGGCTGTACGTTCGGCGACCTGTTCGTTTGCGGTTAAATATTTGGGTTGCGTTGAGGTATTCGAATCGCGCGGTATGCAAGTTTGCGAGGAGGCCCTAAAAGTATTGAGG AATTCGCGCCGCCGACCCATACGTGGTGTGCTGCACGTTAGCGGCGATGGACTGCGCGTTGTGGACGATGAGACGAAGGGCCTCATTGTCGATCAGACTATCGAGAAAGTGAGCTTCTGTGCGCCAGATCGTAACCACGAGCGCGGTTTCAGTTACATTTGTCGCGATGGCACAACACGGCGTTGGATGTGTCACGGATTTCTAGCATGCAAAGAGCTCGGCGAGCGGCTCTCACATGCCGTCGGTTGTGCATTTGCCGTCTGTTTGGAACGTAAGCAGCGACGCGATAAAGAATGTGGCGTCACAATGACATTCGATGTGAAGAATTCGACATTTACGCGTACGGGTTCGTTCCGTCAGCAAACGTTGACTGAACGTTTGGCACAAGGTGAGACGCCATCCGCTGCAGTGCCACCACAGCCCAAACCATACAATCCGTTCGCTATTGAACGGCCACATGCCACACCATCGATGTTGGAGCGTCAGGGCTCGTTTCGTGCATTCAGCACCATTGGCAGTCAATCGCCGTTTAAACGGCAGATGTCATTACGCATCAACGATCTTCCGTCCAATACCGAACGGCAGAAGGCATTTATGGCAGCTGCCACCGGTGGTGGTTCCCTCGCTGCAGCGTTAGCTACACCCAATCGTAGTGTTTCACCAATACCAGAGATCTCACCAGCTAAAATGGGCATTTCAGATATGGATAATGGCTGTGCCACCATTGACACCGTTAGCCAGTTATGTCAAGAGCTCAGTCAGGGTCTATCGTTGCTCAGTCAAACCGATGCAATGATTGCGGCTGGCGATGATCTCAATTTCAATAACAATTTGAGCATTAATCAGAATATCATTGCCGCTGAGAAgacgcagcagcaacaacaacagaaggGAATCTCTACACCAACATCATTGCCGTTAGCTAGCAGTAGCAGTCATAGCATTACCGCTGCTGTTGCTAGCAGCAGAGTTTACGAATATGCTGAGGGTGCAGTGAGCAATAATTCGATTGTTGGTGGTGCGGTCACCACCACCACACCAACAGCACAAATAGCTCCACGCATTTCGTCGGTATCGCCAGTAGCTACCAATTCGCCAGTACGTACACCAACAACACCAACGTTAACAATAACACCACCGCCACCATTGCCAGCTGGTCGCCCCGTGGAGATGGTCGCACCACTGCCCAATGCGGATCAATGGCTGGGCGAAGTGGTGAAGAAGACATCACCGGCAGTTATTAAACGTGCAACACGTATGCTCAACTCAACCGGTCGTACGCAATCGATGAGCGCTGCATCACCATTGGGTGTGGATCCATTCGATGCCGAATGGGTGGCTGGCGTCACAAAGCCACTGTCACCCGATCTACCCGTGGCAGCCACAACGCCAGTGGCGTCTGCAGTTACGCCTGTCGCTAGCAGTACAGCTGCACCAATACACCACAGTACCAATCCATTTATATCACCGCCGAAGGTACCGGCGCAAACATTCCAGGTGCAACTGTAG
- the numb gene encoding protein numb isoform X1 — MGNSSSHTHEPLERGFTRGKFGDVKNGKSASFRFSKKSPKKMDRLRRSFRDSFRRRKDRVPESSKPHQWQADEEAVRSATCSFAVKYLGCVEVFESRGMQVCEEALKVLRNSRRRPIRGVLHVSGDGLRVVDDETKGLIVDQTIEKVSFCAPDRNHERGFSYICRDGTTRRWMCHGFLACKELGERLSHAVGCAFAVCLERKQRRDKECGVTMTFDVKNSTFTRTGSFRQQTLTERLAQGETPSAAVPPQPKPYNPFAIERPHATPSMLERQGSFRAFSTIGSQSPFKRQMSLRINDLPSNTERQKAFMAAATGGGSLAAALATPNRSVSPIPEISPAKMGISDMDNGCATIDTVSQLCQELSQGLSLLSQTDAMIAAGDDLNFNNNLSINQNIIAAEKTQQQQQQKGISTPTSLPLASSSSHSITAAVASSRVYEYAEGAVSNNSIVGGAVTTTTPTAQIAPRISSVSPVATNSPVRTPTTPTLTITPPPPLPAGRPVEMVAPLPNADQWLGEVVKKTSPAVIKRATRMLNSTGRTQSMSAASPLGVDPFDAEWVAGVTKPLSPDLPVAATTPVASAVTPVASSTAAPIHHSTNPFISPPKVPAQTFQVQL; from the exons ATGGGAAATTCATCGTCACACACACACGAACCACTGGAGCGCGGCTTCACACGCGGAAAATTTGGTGATGTCAAAAATGGG AAATCCGCATCATTTCGCTTTAGCAAGAAATCACCAAAGAAAATGGATCGTTTGCGTCGATCCTTTCGCGATTCGTTTCGTCGTCGGAAGGACCGTGTGCCCGAATCATCGAAACCGCATCAATGGCAGGCTGACGAGGAGGCTGTACGTTCGGCGACCTGTTCGTTTGCGGTTAAATATTTGGGTTGCGTTGAGGTATTCGAATCGCGCGGTATGCAAGTTTGCGAGGAGGCCCTAAAAGTATTGAGG AATTCGCGCCGCCGACCCATACGTGGTGTGCTGCACGTTAGCGGCGATGGACTGCGCGTTGTGGACGATGAGACGAAGGGCCTCATTGTCGATCAGACTATCGAGAAAGTGAGCTTCTGTGCGCCAGATCGTAACCACGAGCGCGGTTTCAGTTACATTTGTCGCGATGGCACAACACGGCGTTGGATGTGTCACGGATTTCTAGCATGCAAAGAGCTCGGCGAGCGGCTCTCACATGCCGTCGGTTGTGCATTTGCCGTCTGTTTGGAACGTAAGCAGCGACGCGATAAAGAATGTGGCGTCACAATGACATTCGATGTGAAGAATTCGACATTTACGCGTACGGGTTCGTTCCGTCAGCAAACGTTGACTGAACGTTTGGCACAAGGTGAGACGCCATCCGCTGCAGTGCCACCACAGCCCAAACCATACAATCCGTTCGCTATTGAACGGCCACATGCCACACCATCGATGTTGGAGCGTCAGGGCTCGTTTCGTGCATTCAGCACCATTGGCAGTCAATCGCCGTTTAAACGGCAGATGTCATTACGCATCAACGATCTTCCGTCCAATACCGAACGGCAGAAGGCATTTATGGCAGCTGCCACCGGTGGTGGTTCCCTCGCTGCAGCGTTAGCTACACCCAATCGTAGTGTTTCACCAATACCAGAGATCTCACCAGCTAAAATGGGCATTTCAGATATGGATAATGGCTGTGCCACCATTGACACCGTTAGCCAGTTATGTCAAGAGCTCAGTCAGGGTCTATCGTTGCTCAGTCAAACCGATGCAATGATTGCGGCTGGCGATGATCTCAATTTCAATAACAATTTGAGCATTAATCAGAATATCATTGCCGCTGAGAAgacgcagcagcaacaacaacagaaggGAATCTCTACACCAACATCATTGCCGTTAGCTAGCAGTAGCAGTCATAGCATTACCGCTGCTGTTGCTAGCAGCAGAGTTTACGAATATGCTGAGGGTGCAGTGAGCAATAATTCGATTGTTGGTGGTGCGGTCACCACCACCACACCAACAGCACAAATAGCTCCACGCATTTCGTCGGTATCGCCAGTAGCTACCAATTCGCCAGTACGTACACCAACAACACCAACGTTAACAATAACACCACCGCCACCATTGCCAGCTGGTCGCCCCGTGGAGATGGTCGCACCACTGCCCAATGCGGATCAATGGCTGGGCGAAGTGGTGAAGAAGACATCACCGGCAGTTATTAAACGTGCAACACGTATGCTCAACTCAACCGGTCGTACGCAATCGATGAGCGCTGCATCACCATTGGGTGTGGATCCATTCGATGCCGAATGGGTGGCTGGCGTCACAAAGCCACTGTCACCCGATCTACCCGTGGCAGCCACAACGCCAGTGGCGTCTGCAGTTACGCCTGTCGCTAGCAGTACAGCTGCACCAATACACCACAGTACCAATCCATTTATATCACCGCCGAAGGTACCGGCGCAAACATTCCAGGTGCAACTGTAG